The following proteins come from a genomic window of Lycium ferocissimum isolate CSIRO_LF1 chromosome 4, AGI_CSIRO_Lferr_CH_V1, whole genome shotgun sequence:
- the LOC132053625 gene encoding ribose-phosphate pyrophosphokinase 1, which produces MASIGLPGSLIAVCKSRYAASNSIIRCNVAEPLKYSKENGRAYMPIQINGDTSFTNELRRFAVPQPQNDTRLRIFSGTANPALSQEIACYMGLELGKIMIKRFADGEIYVQLQESVRGCDVYLVQPTCPPANENLMELLIMIDACRRASAKNITAVIPYFGYARADRKTQGRESIAAKLVANLITEAGADRVLACDLHSGQSMGYFDIPVDHVHGLPVILDYLASKTICSDDLVVVSPDVGGVARARAFAKKLSDAPLAIVDKRRHGHNVAEVMNLIGDVRGKVAVMVDDMIDTAGTIAKGAALLHHEGAREVYACTTHAVFSPPAIERLSSGLFQEVIITNTIPVAEQNYFPQLTILSVANLLGETIWRVHDDCAGGFEPYSSLGID; this is translated from the exons ATGGCATCGATAGGTTTACCTGGAAGCTTAATAGCTGTCTGCAAAAGTAGATATGCTGCTTCAAACTCCATTATA AGGTGTAACGTGGCTGAACCACTAAAGTATAGTAAAGAGAATGGGAGAGCATACATGCCCATCCAGATTAATGGTGACACTTCATTTACGAATGAGTTAAGAAGATTTGCAGTTCCACAACCTCAAAATGACACCAGACTCCGTATTTTCTCTGGCACTGCCAATCCTGCACTTTCTCAG GAAATTGCTTGCTACATGGGTTTGGAACTTGGAAAGATAATGATAAAACGTTTTGCTGATGGCGAGATTTATGTTCAGTTACAAGAGAGCGTTAGGGGTTGTGATGTATATCTTGTTCAACCCACCTGTCCTCCTGCTAATGAAAATCTGATGGAACTCTTGATAATGATTGATGCTTGTCGTAGGGCCTCAGCCAAAAATATCACTGCAGTGATTCCTTACTTCGGGTATGCCCGTGCTGATCGTAAG ACGCAAGGTCGTGAATCAATTGCAGCCAAACTTGTAGCAAATCTGATAACAGAAGCTGGTGCAGATCGAGTTCTTGCTTGTGATCTCCATTCTGGCCAGTCAATGGGCTATTTTGACATTCCAGTGGATCATGTACATGGCCTG CCTGTCATACTTGATTACCTTGCAAGCAAGACTATCTGCTCTGATGATCTAGTTGTGGTATCTCCGGATGTTGGTGGGGTTGCAAGGGCAAGAGCTTTTGCCAAAAAGTTATCAGATGCACCCCTAGCTATCGTGGATAAAAGGCGTCATGGGCACAATGTTGCTGAG GTAATGAATTTGATTGGTGATGTCAGGGGAAAAGTGGCAGTCATGGTTGATGACATGATTGATACAGCTG GTACTATTGCAAAAGGAGCTGCTCTTTTGCATCATGAAGGAGCCAGGGAAGTTTATGCATGCACCACTCACGCGGTTTTCAG CCCTCCTGCAATAGAGAGGTTGTCGAGCGGACTGTTTCAGGAGGTAATCATCACAAATACCATCCCCGTTGCAGAGCAGAACTATTTTCCCCAGTTGACCATCTTGTCTGTGGCAAACCTCTTGGGTGAAACCATTTGGCGTGTCCACGATGACTGTGCA GGCGGCTTTGAGCCTTACTCCAGCTTGGGCATTGATTAG